In Nostoc sp. UHCC 0926, a single genomic region encodes these proteins:
- a CDS encoding ABC transporter permease has translation MGNQVVIAVGTFILLLTGLLLGYVLSQLVLGFLAFNLLTFFGTLSLILIFGTLYYVLFWQLRREQSRPSTINERIPNQVEEGVSESYLKNRLIAKLSGDTVAAERLIEQAKETYPGMPENWYCERVLDDLERDSR, from the coding sequence ATGGGGAATCAAGTAGTTATTGCTGTCGGCACATTTATTCTCTTACTCACTGGTTTATTACTTGGCTATGTTCTCTCGCAGTTAGTTCTGGGATTTCTAGCATTTAATCTCCTAACTTTTTTCGGAACACTCAGCCTAATTTTAATTTTTGGTACACTTTATTACGTTTTATTTTGGCAGTTGCGGAGAGAGCAGTCCCGGCCATCGACTATAAATGAACGGATACCAAACCAGGTAGAGGAGGGTGTATCTGAAAGCTATCTCAAAAACAGGCTAATCGCTAAGTTATCCGGTGATACCGTCGCTGCCGAAAGGTTAATTGAACAAGCAAAGGAGACTTATCCTGGGATGCCGGAGAATTGGTACTGCGAAAGAGTTCTTGATGACTTGGAGCGCGATAGCCGATAA
- the dndC gene encoding DNA phosphorothioation system sulfurtransferase DndC, producing the protein MATAQQQEDKNQQVRTVAELVDYIQALTTEIQELYCLDEIPWVVGYSGGKDSTATLQLIWNAIAALPQEKRTKTIHVITTDTLVENPVVSVWVRNSLEQMEVAAKEQEMPIEPHLLYPAIKDTFWVNLIGKGYPAPRNRFRWCTERLKIQPSDSFIRAVIRSSGEVILVLGTRKAESTKRAATMAKHRESRVRDHINTNPNRPNSLIYLPIEDWRTDEVWIYLNQWQNSWGYSNKDLFIMYRGATADNECPLVVDTSTPSCGDSRFGCWVCTIVSKDKSMEAMIQNDEEKEWMQPLLDIRNELDIKDDWDKRDFRRIWGDVQLFERNKNGENSVEPIPGPYTKYWREYWLRGLLEAQTKTRCTAPENMRDITLITLEEMSEIRRIWLEEKHEFDDSLPRIYQEVTGEEFQDPRPGADYSLLGRDEWAVLEEICADDSMHLELMAKLLDTERQFRKMSRRVGIYDTLEKCFATSSRSKDEAVQNAHLKRDLKTAAEEGDIEKVKQLTLADFATPDTQAIAPDAQVDATNLTKSDAEIKTWGNMKFKK; encoded by the coding sequence ATGGCTACAGCACAACAGCAAGAGGATAAAAATCAGCAAGTACGTACTGTAGCAGAGTTAGTGGACTATATCCAAGCTCTCACCACTGAAATTCAAGAATTATACTGTTTAGATGAGATACCTTGGGTGGTGGGCTATTCGGGCGGAAAAGATAGTACTGCAACCTTACAGCTTATCTGGAATGCGATCGCAGCACTCCCCCAGGAAAAGAGAACTAAAACAATCCATGTTATTACAACTGATACGCTGGTAGAAAACCCTGTGGTCTCTGTTTGGGTACGTAACTCTTTAGAACAGATGGAAGTTGCTGCTAAAGAGCAAGAAATGCCAATTGAACCCCATTTGCTTTATCCTGCAATTAAGGATACCTTTTGGGTAAACTTAATTGGGAAAGGCTACCCAGCGCCGCGAAACAGATTTAGATGGTGTACTGAACGTCTTAAAATTCAACCATCTGATAGCTTTATCCGTGCAGTTATTAGGTCTAGTGGTGAAGTAATTCTTGTCTTAGGTACACGCAAGGCTGAAAGTACGAAACGTGCTGCTACGATGGCTAAACATAGAGAATCGCGGGTACGTGATCACATAAATACTAATCCCAACCGACCTAACTCATTGATTTATCTTCCTATTGAAGATTGGCGTACTGATGAAGTTTGGATTTACTTAAATCAGTGGCAAAATTCTTGGGGATATAGCAACAAAGACTTATTCATTATGTATCGAGGTGCAACAGCCGATAATGAATGTCCACTAGTTGTTGATACTTCTACTCCTAGCTGTGGTGATTCCCGATTTGGCTGCTGGGTTTGCACAATAGTTAGTAAGGATAAATCGATGGAGGCAATGATCCAAAATGATGAAGAGAAAGAATGGATGCAGCCGCTATTAGATATTCGTAATGAACTAGATATTAAAGATGACTGGGACAAGAGAGATTTCCGTCGCATTTGGGGAGATGTCCAACTATTTGAACGCAATAAAAACGGAGAAAACTCTGTTGAACCAATACCTGGACCATATACTAAATATTGGCGGGAATATTGGCTCAGAGGATTATTAGAAGCGCAAACAAAAACCCGCTGTACAGCGCCAGAAAATATGCGCGATATCACCCTAATTACTCTCGAAGAAATGAGCGAAATTCGCCGTATTTGGCTAGAAGAAAAACACGAATTTGATGATAGCTTACCCCGAATTTATCAAGAAGTGACTGGCGAAGAATTTCAAGACCCCCGTCCTGGTGCTGACTATAGTCTACTAGGTCGTGATGAATGGGCTGTGTTAGAAGAAATCTGTGCAGATGATAGTATGCACTTGGAACTCATGGCTAAACTTTTAGACACAGAACGCCAATTTCGGAAAATGTCCCGTCGTGTGGGAATCTACGACACCCTTGAAAAATGCTTTGCTACAAGTTCGCGTTCTAAAGATGAAGCAGTTCAAAATGCTCATTTAAAGCGGGATTTGAAAACAGCAGCTGAAGAAGGTGATATTGAAAAGGTCAAGCAGCTAACTTTAGCAGATTTTGCCACACCCGACACACAAGCGATCGCGCCTGATGCACAAGTTGACGCAACAAACCTCACAAAATCTGATGCTGAGATAAAAACTTGGGGAAATATGAAATTTAAAAAATAG
- the dndE gene encoding DNA sulfur modification protein DndE: MESPIERIKLSQTAKDQLTKLRRSTKIDQWNILCRWAFCRSLAESTAPSPVPIPQDSNVEMTWRVFGGEMSDILLLALKQRCHNDGYPTDKETLATQFRLHLHRGIGYLAGDPNIKKIEDLIELAVKN; this comes from the coding sequence ATGGAATCCCCAATCGAAAGAATAAAACTCTCCCAAACAGCCAAAGACCAACTTACCAAACTTAGACGCAGCACCAAAATCGACCAATGGAATATCCTATGCCGTTGGGCGTTTTGTCGCTCCCTCGCAGAATCAACCGCACCCTCCCCCGTCCCAATTCCCCAAGATAGCAACGTCGAAATGACTTGGCGCGTCTTTGGCGGCGAAATGTCCGATATTCTCCTCCTCGCCCTCAAGCAACGCTGTCACAATGATGGCTATCCCACCGATAAAGAAACCCTCGCCACCCAATTCCGCTTACATTTGCATCGCGGTATTGGTTACTTAGCAGGCGATCCAAATATCAAGAAAATTGAAGATTTAATTGAACTAGCGGTTAAAAATTGA
- a CDS encoding PQQ-dependent sugar dehydrogenase has protein sequence MKVSARFLLPVFLLTFAVACNQTRASLDNPTPQASVPSAQLTQNPTQPKNLVRTEALSPTPIRINLKNLPAPFATESASKRPEVVPIPQNPVLRVPPGFTVNVFAEGLDAPRWLALTPSGDVLVTETEQNRIRLLRDSNGDGVADVRETFASRDNGLNRPFGMAFAGNSFFLGNTDAVVRFPYTQGQNKITDKGKKIADLPAKGYNNHWTRNVVVSPDGKKLYVSVGSGTNVDEEPLPRASIQVMNLDGSQQQTFASGLRNPVGLDFHPITKQLYVTVNERDGIGDDLVPDYLTRVQQGKFYGWPYAYLTPNNLDPRQKTDGKSKRPDLAARTQTPDVLFQAHSAALGLQFYDGQTFPKKYRNGAFAAFRGSWNRDRGTGYKIVFVPFDAKGRSQGYYEDFLTGFLLNPSVPTTWGRPVGLLVLPDGSLLLTEEANNRIYRIQYTGS, from the coding sequence ATGAAAGTCTCTGCGCGTTTCTTGCTGCCAGTTTTTTTACTGACCTTTGCAGTAGCCTGTAACCAGACTCGCGCCTCCTTAGATAATCCCACGCCGCAAGCATCTGTACCTTCTGCCCAACTGACACAGAATCCTACACAGCCAAAAAATCTTGTCCGAACTGAAGCACTTTCACCCACACCCATCCGGATCAATCTGAAGAATTTACCAGCACCCTTCGCAACAGAAAGTGCCTCCAAGCGACCTGAGGTTGTGCCCATTCCGCAAAATCCGGTGCTGCGCGTGCCACCAGGCTTTACAGTTAACGTCTTTGCCGAAGGTCTAGATGCCCCACGCTGGCTAGCTTTAACCCCCAGTGGTGATGTTCTAGTGACTGAAACCGAGCAAAATCGGATTCGTCTGTTGCGTGACAGCAATGGTGACGGCGTAGCCGATGTTCGAGAAACCTTTGCTAGTAGGGACAACGGACTCAATAGACCCTTTGGGATGGCTTTTGCAGGTAATTCCTTTTTTCTAGGAAACACAGACGCTGTGGTGCGTTTTCCCTATACTCAAGGTCAAAACAAGATTACAGATAAGGGAAAAAAAATCGCCGACTTGCCTGCTAAAGGTTATAACAACCATTGGACGCGCAATGTCGTTGTCTCGCCTGATGGCAAGAAATTATATGTTTCAGTTGGTTCAGGAACCAATGTGGATGAAGAACCCCTACCACGGGCTTCGATACAGGTGATGAATTTAGATGGTTCCCAGCAGCAGACTTTCGCTTCCGGCTTGCGTAATCCTGTGGGGTTGGACTTTCACCCGATAACTAAGCAACTTTACGTCACTGTTAACGAACGGGATGGAATCGGTGATGACTTGGTTCCAGACTATCTGACACGCGTTCAACAGGGGAAATTTTACGGCTGGCCCTATGCCTATCTGACGCCAAACAACCTTGATCCTCGTCAAAAAACGGATGGTAAAAGTAAACGCCCCGATTTAGCAGCCCGTACCCAAACGCCAGATGTGCTGTTCCAGGCGCACTCAGCAGCATTGGGTTTGCAGTTTTATGATGGTCAAACGTTTCCAAAAAAATACCGCAACGGTGCTTTTGCTGCTTTTCGTGGTTCTTGGAACCGCGATCGCGGCACCGGTTATAAAATTGTATTTGTTCCCTTCGATGCTAAAGGGCGATCGCAAGGCTACTACGAAGATTTTCTCACAGGATTTTTGCTAAATCCTTCTGTACCTACCACTTGGGGACGACCTGTAGGTTTACTCGTGTTGCCAGATGGCAGTCTACTACTAACAGAAGAAGCCAATAATCGGATTTATAGAATTCAGTATACAGGGAGTTAA
- a CDS encoding GNAT family N-acetyltransferase yields the protein MSEQLLPGYIIRRGSALDRALLLKFMQRTYQDLFPNEDFSHLEQTVKQYFSSDTPLWWVDFLGEGVKGDEETSTLSPSSHSPTFPIACLWVGNAIDQVQGNRHAHIFILYVVPEHRQRGIGTALMRYVENWAIQRGDRQIGLQVFQSNKPALNLYNQLGYQTQSLWMVKFLSAEK from the coding sequence GTGTCTGAGCAACTACTACCAGGGTATATTATTCGCCGTGGCTCCGCTTTGGATCGGGCGCTGCTGCTTAAATTCATGCAGCGAACTTACCAGGATCTTTTTCCCAATGAGGATTTTTCTCACCTAGAACAAACAGTTAAGCAATACTTTTCTAGTGATACGCCCTTGTGGTGGGTCGATTTTTTGGGTGAGGGAGTGAAGGGAGATGAGGAAACATCTACCTTGTCCCCTTCATCCCACTCCCCCACTTTCCCTATAGCCTGCCTTTGGGTGGGCAATGCCATAGATCAAGTGCAGGGTAATCGTCATGCTCATATCTTTATCCTCTACGTTGTGCCAGAACATCGGCAGCGAGGTATTGGTACAGCCTTAATGCGATATGTAGAAAATTGGGCTATTCAAAGAGGCGATCGCCAGATTGGATTGCAAGTGTTTCAATCAAACAAACCCGCATTAAATCTTTACAATCAGTTAGGTTATCAAACCCAATCCCTGTGGATGGTAAAATTCCTGAGTGCAGAAAAATAA
- the dndD gene encoding DNA sulfur modification protein DndD, whose amino-acid sequence MIFLELVLQNFGPYFGRQVINLDPRKDENTCPIILLGGMNGGGKTTLMDAIRLALYGHRAQCSTRGNLSYNDFLNQCVNSKANPTEKTRIELVFEHIEDDKPVKYRIVRIWEKNPKDGKDYLGILGDDDTWPVDSLVNTWDDYIENLLPLGISNLFLFDGEQVRNLAEQESPPLIVIEAIRGLLGLELASRLAVDLDILVNRKLKEVGNSKDLANLEEIETRLTQQQEDYQTTAEKLETLKNQVEELEQKQQEAFDKFLSEGGKIAAERNQLELQQDTKTAEMEQVRQLMYELAADVLPLALIPNLLTQVQAQGEKEFRHQQVQISKDLLIERDQRLLAWLNQVEISPIQVEKIQSFLVEDVDSLYAKTIQIKAPWLLADDESLSQLDNLIYHLQNSTLSAKEKLAILKNKEEEIHTLERQVQTAAAPEDYTKLRQALETAQNQVVEAKANYETIRRRLAELETIIAKSKKELSDYTVENIKHKNSEHIITSAAKVQETLKIFREKLTLRKLNKLEEEVKNCFLYLLHKSDLVHRITIDTKTFSLLLYDLNGKPVPKHRLSAGEKQLLAIAFLWGLAKVSGHRLPVAIDTPLGRLDSSHRSNLVERYFPSASHQVILLSTDTEIGKKEVETLRENEAIAREYLLKYDSATRQTTIQPGYFW is encoded by the coding sequence ATGATATTTCTTGAACTTGTACTACAAAACTTTGGCCCTTACTTTGGAAGACAAGTAATCAATCTTGACCCAAGAAAAGATGAAAATACGTGCCCAATTATTTTATTAGGTGGGATGAATGGCGGGGGAAAAACTACGCTAATGGATGCTATACGCCTTGCGCTTTATGGTCATCGCGCTCAATGTTCTACCCGTGGTAATTTAAGTTATAATGATTTTTTAAACCAATGTGTTAATAGTAAAGCTAACCCTACTGAGAAAACCCGGATTGAATTAGTTTTTGAACACATCGAAGATGATAAACCAGTAAAATATCGGATTGTTAGAATTTGGGAAAAAAATCCTAAAGATGGTAAGGATTATTTAGGAATTTTAGGCGATGATGATACTTGGCCTGTGGATTCTTTGGTAAATACATGGGATGATTATATAGAAAATCTGCTGCCATTAGGAATTTCTAATTTATTTCTCTTTGATGGTGAACAAGTAAGAAACCTTGCAGAACAGGAATCACCTCCATTAATTGTAATTGAAGCTATTCGCGGACTTTTAGGACTAGAGTTAGCATCTCGTTTAGCAGTTGATTTAGATATCTTAGTTAACCGTAAACTTAAAGAAGTTGGTAATAGTAAAGATTTAGCAAACCTAGAGGAAATTGAAACTAGGTTAACTCAACAGCAAGAAGATTATCAAACAACAGCAGAGAAATTAGAAACTCTCAAAAATCAGGTAGAAGAGTTAGAACAAAAGCAGCAAGAAGCCTTTGATAAATTTCTTTCTGAAGGTGGGAAGATTGCAGCAGAACGCAATCAACTAGAACTACAGCAGGATACAAAAACTGCGGAAATGGAACAAGTACGTCAATTAATGTATGAATTGGCGGCTGATGTTTTACCTCTGGCATTAATTCCCAATTTGCTGACTCAGGTGCAAGCACAGGGAGAAAAGGAATTTCGCCATCAACAGGTACAAATTTCTAAAGATTTGTTAATTGAGCGAGATCAGCGCTTACTCGCTTGGCTAAATCAAGTGGAAATTTCTCCGATACAAGTTGAAAAAATTCAATCATTTTTAGTCGAAGATGTAGATAGTTTATATGCAAAGACTATCCAGATAAAAGCACCTTGGTTATTAGCCGATGATGAAAGTTTAAGTCAGCTAGATAATCTCATATATCACTTACAAAATTCTACACTTTCTGCCAAAGAAAAATTAGCTATTCTCAAAAACAAAGAAGAAGAAATTCATACTCTAGAAAGACAAGTGCAGACAGCAGCAGCACCCGAAGATTATACAAAGCTGCGTCAAGCACTAGAAACGGCACAAAACCAGGTTGTTGAAGCTAAAGCAAATTACGAAACAATCCGTCGCCGTTTAGCTGAATTAGAAACTATAATTGCTAAGTCAAAAAAAGAATTAAGTGATTATACTGTAGAAAATATTAAACATAAAAATAGCGAACATATTATTACGTCAGCAGCGAAAGTTCAAGAAACACTCAAGATTTTTCGGGAAAAATTAACTCTGCGAAAACTCAATAAATTAGAGGAAGAAGTTAAAAATTGCTTCCTTTATCTTCTCCATAAATCAGATTTAGTGCATCGTATTACCATTGATACTAAAACTTTCAGCCTTTTGCTTTACGATTTAAATGGTAAACCAGTCCCTAAACATCGCCTCTCTGCTGGCGAAAAACAACTACTTGCGATCGCCTTCCTCTGGGGTTTAGCCAAAGTCTCTGGACACCGCCTACCAGTAGCAATCGATACCCCACTAGGTAGACTAGATTCCTCCCACCGCAGTAACTTAGTTGAACGTTACTTTCCATCCGCCAGCCACCAAGTAATTCTGCTATCTACCGATACCGAGATTGGCAAGAAAGAAGTCGAAACACTGCGAGAAAACGAAGCGATCGCCCGTGAATACCTACTCAAATATGACTCCGCCACCCGCCAAACAACTATCCAACCAGGATATTTTTGGTAG
- a CDS encoding AmpG family muropeptide MFS transporter: protein MEVNKSLLRIFGSPKMGALLFLGFSSGLPLYLTSQTLQAWLTKEGISLAAIAAFSLVKLPYSLKFLWSPLLDRFVPPFLGRRRGWLVIIQVALLLSIAAMALQNPSQGLQPLIIAAVAVAFFSASQDILVDAYRTDVVEVEERGAGASIYLLGYRIAILVTGYVTLFLADRMPWQAVYLLMSLLMLVGVVSSIFAPEPVLRDRPPQTLSAAVQLPFIEFFQRHGWLQGLLILIFIVIYKLGDSLLKNVSTPFLLDKGLHFTQTDIAFPGALGIFATIVGTLAAGAIMTKIGVNRSLWIFAILQAVGNLAFFALAVVGKNFYLMLAAVNIEQFCAGLETAAFVAFLMSLCNQSFSATQYALLSSLQAFSRDILTAPAGTWAQATGWSTFFLLTAIAALPGLLLLPFFAPWNLKPVVVLSRPGFEEEE, encoded by the coding sequence GTGGAAGTAAATAAATCGCTGCTACGAATTTTTGGCAGCCCAAAGATGGGAGCTTTGTTATTTCTTGGCTTTTCATCAGGGTTGCCGTTGTATTTAACCAGTCAGACATTACAAGCATGGTTGACCAAAGAAGGAATTAGCTTGGCAGCGATCGCTGCTTTTAGTTTAGTAAAGCTCCCCTATTCTTTAAAATTTCTCTGGTCGCCTTTACTAGATAGATTTGTACCGCCTTTTTTGGGACGACGGCGAGGTTGGTTAGTAATTATACAAGTAGCATTACTGTTAAGTATAGCTGCAATGGCTCTACAAAACCCATCCCAAGGGCTACAACCTTTAATAATTGCTGCTGTGGCCGTTGCATTTTTTAGCGCCAGTCAAGACATTTTAGTTGATGCTTACCGCACTGATGTAGTGGAAGTAGAAGAAAGAGGTGCGGGAGCATCTATTTACTTATTGGGTTATCGTATTGCGATTCTAGTAACCGGTTACGTTACCCTATTTTTGGCAGACAGAATGCCTTGGCAAGCTGTTTACTTATTGATGTCGCTGTTGATGCTCGTAGGCGTGGTAAGTTCTATTTTTGCACCAGAACCAGTCCTACGCGATCGCCCGCCTCAGACTTTATCCGCCGCTGTCCAATTACCCTTCATTGAATTTTTCCAGCGTCATGGCTGGCTCCAAGGACTTTTAATCCTAATATTCATTGTGATCTACAAGTTGGGGGATTCTTTACTAAAGAATGTATCCACCCCATTTTTGTTAGATAAAGGCTTACATTTCACTCAAACCGACATAGCATTTCCTGGTGCATTAGGAATTTTCGCCACTATTGTTGGCACTTTGGCAGCAGGAGCAATAATGACCAAAATTGGTGTTAATCGCTCGCTCTGGATATTTGCCATCCTGCAAGCTGTCGGCAACTTGGCTTTCTTTGCGTTGGCAGTAGTCGGTAAAAACTTCTATCTAATGTTAGCTGCCGTTAATATAGAACAATTCTGTGCTGGTCTAGAAACTGCTGCTTTTGTAGCGTTTTTGATGAGTCTTTGTAACCAAAGCTTTTCAGCTACACAGTACGCCTTACTTTCCAGTTTACAGGCTTTTAGTAGAGATATTCTCACGGCTCCAGCAGGTACATGGGCACAAGCTACCGGCTGGTCTACATTCTTTTTACTGACAGCAATAGCTGCTTTACCGGGATTACTATTATTGCCATTTTTTGCCCCTTGGAATCTAAAGCCAGTGGTAGTATTATCCAGACCAGGATTTGAGGAAGAAGAATAG
- a CDS encoding phosphomannose isomerase type II C-terminal cupin domain, translated as MTQNENNTQSNINEFSPHSGTRYWGEVEVIEEGKTYRISRVEIKPRHGIKPQIHYHRNEHWVVVSGVAKVTCGDAEILLNRNESTYVPAATLHKVENPGHIPLVILEIQNGEYLGEDDTERPYDLNLVKSGAEGQ; from the coding sequence ATGACTCAGAATGAAAATAATACTCAGTCAAATATCAACGAATTCTCTCCCCATTCAGGTACACGATACTGGGGTGAGGTGGAGGTGATAGAGGAGGGAAAAACCTATAGAATTAGTCGTGTTGAAATCAAGCCCAGGCACGGCATTAAACCACAAATCCATTATCACCGCAATGAACATTGGGTTGTAGTCTCCGGTGTAGCCAAGGTGACTTGTGGCGATGCGGAAATATTACTGAATCGAAATGAGTCAACTTATGTCCCTGCTGCAACACTACATAAAGTAGAAAATCCTGGACATATTCCGCTAGTTATTCTGGAAATTCAAAATGGTGAGTATTTGGGTGAGGATGATACTGAGCGTCCTTATGACTTAAATTTGGTCAAGTCTGGAGCTGAAGGTCAGTAA
- a CDS encoding HEAT repeat domain-containing protein, with translation MYDEDDLSLLDIEQELESPLDKIEPLTTESVVAKPDPEVILALLTNPQPQQRMLAARAFSDIEDARAIPHLIRLLTDTCPLVRVSAAYGLGRNPSSEAVSPLIAQLNNDWNGYVRKGVVWALGNCRDRRSLAPLADALRTDISAVRLWAASALAQMAEVGYEAVIGAMPPLIEALVQDPVAAVRSNSAWAIGQLCRELPSNVVYATAIDALIQAFAEDEDLGVREDAKASLLGVGDPRGLQLIETLEQEGWF, from the coding sequence ATGTATGACGAAGACGATCTAAGCCTACTTGATATTGAGCAGGAACTAGAAAGCCCCTTAGATAAAATAGAGCCGCTAACTACCGAATCAGTTGTGGCGAAGCCTGATCCAGAAGTGATACTAGCCCTGCTGACAAATCCCCAGCCCCAGCAACGAATGTTAGCGGCGCGTGCATTTTCTGATATTGAAGATGCGCGGGCTATCCCCCATCTGATTCGCCTGTTAACTGATACCTGTCCCTTAGTGCGGGTGAGTGCAGCCTATGGACTTGGACGCAATCCTAGTTCAGAAGCAGTGAGTCCGTTAATTGCTCAACTAAACAATGATTGGAATGGCTATGTGCGTAAAGGCGTTGTTTGGGCTTTAGGAAACTGTCGCGATCGCCGTTCTTTAGCGCCCCTAGCAGACGCCTTAAGAACTGACATTTCCGCAGTGCGTTTGTGGGCTGCTAGCGCCTTAGCACAGATGGCAGAAGTGGGTTATGAAGCAGTTATAGGCGCAATGCCACCATTAATTGAAGCCTTAGTCCAAGACCCCGTGGCAGCAGTGCGGAGTAACAGTGCTTGGGCAATTGGTCAACTGTGCCGCGAACTCCCTTCTAATGTAGTTTATGCCACAGCGATCGATGCCCTAATTCAAGCCTTTGCTGAAGATGAAGATTTGGGAGTCCGGGAAGACGCAAAAGCCTCACTGTTAGGAGTGGGTGATCCCCGTGGCTTGCAGCTGATTGAAACCCTGGAACAAGAAGGGTGGTTTTGA
- a CDS encoding DNA phosphorothioation-associated putative methyltransferase, which yields MPEALEIERHRAAIARTDLSRPVRLAIEWAILNQDTTFFDYGCGYGGDVQRVKNLGYTSAGWDPYYHPDVPCTTADVVNLGYVLNVIEDSEERRQSLRQAWELTGKVLIVAAQILINAPSKTQLAYNDGIVTRRNTFQKYYEQEELKTYIDQVLNVDAVPIALGVYFVFRDEAEKESYKAIRFFSTTSTPRVRIPIKRFEDYQEQLQPLMTFFTKRGRLPAKGELENEQELLSEFGNFRRAFGVVLQATDEAEWDAIAYRRSLDIQVYLALTHFDQRPAWQKLAPEMRHDIKAFFSSYEEACQVADQKLFSLGKSGVIQTACEKSKIGKHTRGALYIHVSALAALDPVLRICEGCASRTIGRVDGATLIKYHTDKPQISYLCYPDFDTDPHPALKASITIDLKTLVVTHRDYATRANPPILHRKETFVTSYYPGYEEFAQLTQQEQQLGLLNHKSDIGTREGWEKCLAAQAVEIRGHQVYSIKEN from the coding sequence ATGCCTGAAGCGTTAGAAATCGAGCGTCATAGAGCTGCGATCGCTCGCACTGATTTATCTCGCCCCGTGCGATTGGCAATAGAATGGGCAATTCTGAATCAAGACACCACTTTTTTTGACTACGGTTGCGGCTACGGTGGTGATGTCCAGCGAGTAAAAAATTTAGGTTACACCAGTGCAGGCTGGGACCCTTACTACCATCCTGATGTCCCATGCACCACCGCTGATGTGGTCAATTTGGGTTACGTCCTTAACGTCATTGAAGATTCAGAAGAACGCCGTCAAAGCCTTCGCCAAGCTTGGGAACTCACTGGAAAAGTTTTAATTGTCGCTGCTCAAATACTGATTAACGCTCCCAGCAAAACCCAGCTTGCTTACAATGATGGCATTGTGACACGCCGCAATACTTTTCAGAAATATTACGAACAAGAAGAACTCAAAACTTATATTGATCAGGTGCTAAATGTAGATGCAGTACCGATAGCGTTAGGTGTCTATTTTGTTTTTCGTGATGAAGCCGAAAAAGAGAGTTACAAAGCTATCCGCTTCTTTTCTACCACTTCTACACCGCGAGTCCGCATTCCCATTAAGCGGTTTGAAGACTATCAAGAACAGCTGCAACCACTCATGACTTTTTTTACCAAGCGCGGTAGACTACCTGCCAAAGGCGAATTGGAAAATGAACAGGAATTACTGAGTGAATTTGGTAACTTCCGCCGCGCCTTTGGTGTAGTTTTACAAGCTACCGACGAAGCTGAATGGGATGCGATCGCTTATCGTCGTTCTCTGGATATCCAAGTTTATCTTGCTCTGACCCACTTTGATCAACGCCCTGCATGGCAGAAGCTAGCCCCAGAAATGCGTCACGATATCAAAGCCTTTTTTAGTAGCTACGAGGAAGCTTGTCAAGTAGCCGATCAAAAGCTTTTCAGCTTAGGTAAATCTGGGGTGATCCAAACTGCGTGCGAAAAAAGCAAAATTGGTAAACATACGCGCGGTGCACTTTACATCCATGTTTCGGCACTTGCTGCACTTGACCCCGTGCTGCGAATTTGTGAAGGTTGCGCTAGCCGTACCATTGGGCGTGTAGATGGAGCCACATTGATAAAATATCACACTGATAAGCCGCAAATATCCTATCTGTGTTACCCTGATTTCGACACTGACCCTCATCCAGCATTAAAAGCTAGTATAACTATTGACTTAAAAACCCTAGTCGTCACTCACCGAGACTATGCAACTAGAGCAAATCCGCCGATTTTGCACCGTAAAGAAACATTTGTTACCAGCTACTACCCTGGTTACGAAGAATTTGCTCAACTCACGCAACAAGAACAGCAATTAGGATTGCTCAATCACAAAAGCGATATCGGTACGCGTGAAGGTTGGGAAAAATGCCTTGCTGCACAGGCGGTAGAAATTAGGGGGCATCAGGTTTATTCAATTAAGGAAAATTAA